In Argiope bruennichi chromosome X1, qqArgBrue1.1, whole genome shotgun sequence, a single window of DNA contains:
- the LOC129958384 gene encoding zinc finger protein 271-like — MDKSVKAEKTLKACDSSAKAFAADTNVEIQTNSCNTQLTSGFQIHTGENSYCDLGYKGISEKRNLERHLHTHTKAKPYSCKVCCEEFSTDGDLNMHYRTHINEKPFVCDVCMKAFSRKINFIKHYRIHKGISGKTAMMKNFLTHTKEKPYLCDVCCKEFSLRSSLNKHYRIHTIKNHLVCDVCMKAFSRKINLTKHYRIHKDISGKGAIMKNFSTHTKEKPYLCDVCSKEFSFRSGLICHCRIHTKEKPYACNFCKKTFARKGHLNLHFRTHTKEKPYSCDVCFKEFSLKCNLKAHYRTHRD, encoded by the coding sequence ATGGATAAATCTGTAAAGGCGGAAAAAACTCTTAAGGCCTGTGATTCATCAGCTAAAGCATTTGCTGCGGatacaaatgttgaaattcaaactaattccTGTAATACACAACTAACATCCGGTTTTCAAATTCATACTGGAGAAAATTCCTATTGCGATTTAGGTTATAAAGGAATTTCTGAGAAACGGAATTTGGAACGACATCTCCACACTCATACGAAAGCAAAACCTTATTCTTGTAAGGTATGCTGTGAAGAATTTTCTACGGATGGtgatttaaatatgcattatcgAACTCATATAAATGAAAAGCCTTTTGTTTGCGATGTGTGCATGAAAGCATTTtctcgaaaaattaatttcattaagcaTTATCGAATTCATAAAGGTATTTCTGGAAAAACTGCAatgatgaaaaactttttaactcACACAAAGGAAAAACCTTACTTATGTGATGTATGCTGTAAAGAATTTTCTCTTAGAAGTAGTTTAAATAAGCATTATcgaattcatacaattaaaaaccATCTTGTTTGCGATGTGTGCATGAAAGCATTttctcgaaaaattaatttaactaagcaTTATCGAATTCATAAAGATATTTCTGGAAAAGGTGCaattatgaaaaacttttcaACTCACACGAAGGAAAAACCTTACTTATGTGATGTATGcagtaaagaattttcttttagaagtGGTTTAATTTGTCATTGTCGAATTCATACAAAGGAAAAACCGTATGCATGTAATTTTTGCAAGAAAACTTTTGCTCGGAAAGgtcatttaaatttacattttcgaacccacacaaaagaaaaaccttattcttgtgatgtatgtttcaaagaattttctcttaaatgtaatttaaaggcGCATTATCGAACTCATAGAGATTAA